One window from the genome of Diceros bicornis minor isolate mBicDic1 chromosome 1, mDicBic1.mat.cur, whole genome shotgun sequence encodes:
- the LOC131406628 gene encoding protocadherin gamma-A3-like has protein sequence MTSYLRFRNGGGLALLCALLGTLCKTGSGQIRYSVPEELDNGSFVGNIAKDLGLEPRELAERGVRIVSRGRTQLFALNPRSGSLVTAGKVDREELCAQSARCLVKFNILVEDKLKIFEVEIEIKDINDNAPDFLTEDLEIKISELTAPGTRFPLKTAFDLDVGLNSLQNYELSSSDYFSLAVNSITDGAKYPELVLERALDREEKKFHQLILVASDGGDPAHSGSLCIQVIVLDANDNPPVFTQPEYRLSVQENLPVGTWLLTVNATDPDEGFNAQVSYMLDKMPGKIGQIFYLNSVTGDISILKSLDYEDTMFYEIKIDAQDGPGLLSRAKILVTVLDVNDNAPEVIITSLTRSVPEEATAGREIALINVHDRDSGQNGQVTVFILESMPFNLEKAIDQYYRLVTARSLDREQVSEYNITLRATDGGSPPLSTDTHITLHVADINDNPPAFTHDSYSAYISENNPRGAFIFSVTARDPDSIENAHITYALTEGTLQGVPLSTYVSINSDTGVLYALCSFDYEQVRDLQLLLTASDSGNPPLSSNVSVSLFVLDQNDNMPEILYPAPPTDGSTGMELVPPSAEPGYLVTKVVAVDRDSGQNAWLSYRLLKASEPGLFTVGLHTGEVRTARALLDRDALKQSLVVAVQDHGQPPLSATVTLAVAMADSIPDVLANLGSFDPSANPDDLDLTPYLVVAVAAVSFVFLAFVIMLLALRLRRCHRSRLLQASEGVLPGMPVSHFVGVDRVQTFLQTYSHEVSLTSDTRETHLIFPQPNYSDMLISQESCEKSEPLLVSQDALETKGDPKLLQVSLFLSLNVIKKNYASVVIIKL, from the coding sequence ATGACCAGTTACCTGAGATTCAGAAACGGCGGTGGACTGGCCCTGCTGTGCGCGCTTCTAGGGACGCTGTGCAAGACCGGATCTGGGCAGATCCGCTACTCGGTCCCGGAGGAGCTGGACAATGGCTCCTTCGTGGGCAACATCGCCAAGGACTTAGGGCTGGAGCCCCGGGAGCTGGCGGAGCGCGGAGTTCGCATCGTCTCCAGAGGTAGGACGCAGCTCTTTGCTCTGAATCCGAGGAGCGGCAGCTTGGTCACCGCCGGCAAGGTAGACCGAGAGGAGCTCTGCGCTCAGAGCGCGCGGTGTCTAGTAAAATTTAACATCCTGGTTGAAGACAAATTGAAAATTTTTGaagtagaaatagaaattaaagacaTTAATGATAATGCTCCTGATTTTCTAACAGAggatttggaaataaaaattagtGAACTAACGGCTCCTGGAACTCGATTTCCACTTAAGACTGCATTCGACCTGGATGTGGGCTTGAACTCTCTGCAGAACTACGAGCTCAGCTCCAGTGACTACTTCTCCCTGGCTGTGAATAGCATCACTGATGGGGCCAAGTAcccagagctggtgctggagcggGCTCTGGACCGTGAGGAAAAGAAATTTCACCAGCTTATCCTTGTTGCTTCTGATGGCGGTGACCCTGCCCACTCTGGCAGCTTGTGCATCCAAGTGATAGTTCTGGATGCAAATGACAACCCACCAGTATTTACTCAGCCCGAGTATCGATTAAGTGTTCAGGAGAACTTGCCAGTGGGCACCTGGCTGCTCACGGTGAATGCCACCGACCCTGACGAGGGATTCAATGCTCAAGTGTCCTATATGCTAGATAAAATGCCTGGGAAAATTGGTCAGATTTTTTATCTCAACTCAGTGACTGGAGatatatcaattttaaaaagtctagATTATGAGGATACTATGTTCTATGAAATTAAAATTGACGCACAAGATGGACCAGGTCTCCTTTCAAGAGCTAAGATTCTAGTCACAGTTCTGGATGTGAATGACAATGCCCCAGAAGTTATAATCACTTCTCTCACAAGGTCAGTCCCAGAAGAGGCTACTGCTGGGAGAGAAATTGCTCTTATCAATGTCCATGACCGTGATTCTGGGCAAAATGGGCAAGTCACAGTTTTCATCCTTGAAAGTATGccatttaatttagaaaaagcAATAGACCAATATTACCGCTTAGTGACAGCTAGATCCCTGGACCGTGAACAGGTGTCTGAATATAACATCACTCTGAGAGCAACAGATGGGGGAAGTCCACCACTGTCCACGGACACTCACATCACCCTGCACGTGGCAGACATCAATGACAACCCACCTGCCTTCACTCATGACTCCTACTCTGCCtacatttctgaaaacaacccCAGGGGAGCCTTCATCTTTTCTGTTACGGCCCGGGACCCTGACAGCATTGAGAACGCCCACATCACTTACGCACTGACTGAGGGCACGCTCCAGGGGGTGCCTCTCTCCACCTATGTTTCCATCAACTCCGACACTGGCGTCCTGTATGCACTGTGCTCCTTCGACTATGAGCAAGTTAGAGACCTGCAGCTACTACTGACAGCCAGTGACAGTGGGAACCCTCCACTCAGCAGCAACGTGTCTGTGAGCCTGTTTGTGCTGGACCAGAATGACAACATGCCCGAAATCCTGTACCCTGCCCCCCCTACCGACGGTTCCACTGGCATGGAGCTGGTGCCCCCCTCTGCAGAGCCTGGCTACCTGGTGAccaaggtggtggcagtggacagAGACTCGGGCCAGAACGCCTGGCTGTCCTACCGCCTGCTCAAGGCCAGTGAGCCAGGGCTCTTCACAGTGGGGCTGCACACCGGTGAGGTGCGCACAGCGCGGGCCCTGTTGGACAGAGATGCGCTCAAGCAGAGCCTGGTGGTGGCGGTCCAGGACCACGGCCAGCCCCCTCTCTCAGCCACCGTCACGCTCGCCGTGGCCATGGCTGACAGCATCCCAGACGTCCTGGCCAACCTGGGCAGCTTCGACCCCTCTGCCAACCCGGATGATTTAGACCTCACCCCGTACCTGGTGGTGGCGGTGGCTGCGGTCTCCTTCGTCTTCCTCGCCTTTGTCATCATGCTATTGGCGCTCAGACTGCGGCGGTGCCACAGGTCTCGCCTGCTCCAGGCTTCAGAAGGTGTATTGCCAGGCATGCCGGTCTCGCACTTTGTGGGCGTGGACAGAGTGCAGACTTTCCTGCAGACCTATTCCCATGAGGTCTCCCTCACTTCAGACACGAGGGAGACTCATCTGATCTTCCCCCAGCCCAACTACTCGGACATGCTCATCAGCCAGGAGAGCTGTGAGAAAAGCGAGCCTCTCCTGGTATCTCAAGATGCACTTGAAACAAAAGGAGACCCCAAGCTACTTCAGGtgagtttatttctttctttgaatgttataaagaaaaattatgccAGTGTGGTTATTATAAAGCTTTAA
- the LOC131406867 gene encoding protocadherin gamma-A5-like, with product MADPLRGWGCRELLLLFMLLGTLLGAGAGQIRYPVPEELDKGSFVGNIAKDLGLEPRELAERGVRIVSRGKTKLFALNPGSGSLVTADRIDREELCAQSARCLVSFNILVENKMKIYEVEVEIIDINDNFPRFRDEEVKVKVNENAAAGTRLGLPFARDADVGVNSLQSYQLSSNMHFSLEEKSGTDGQKYPELVLERPLDREKVAVHDLLLTAIDGGDPVLSATTHIRVMVLDANDNAPLFTQSEYRVSVPENIPVGTRLLTLTATDPDEGINGKLTYSFRNEDDKISETFQLDSNLGEISTVQSLDYEEFRFYVMEVVAQDGGALLASAKVLVTVQDVNDNVPEVILTSLTSSVSEDCLPGTVIALFSLHDGDSGENGEIACSIPRNLPFKLEKSVGNYYHLLTTRSLDREEISDYNITVTVIDHGNPPLSTENHISLKVADINDNPPIFPHTSYSTYIPENNPRGVSIFSVTAHDPDSGNNAQITYSLAKDTFQEMPLSSYVSINSDTGVLYALGSFDYEQVRDLQLWVIASDSGDPPLSSNVSLSIFVLDQNDNAPEILYPTLPTDGSTGVELAPRSVEPGYLVTKVVAVDRDSGQNAWLSYRLLKASETGLFTVGLHTGEVRTARALLDRDALKQNLVVAVQDHGQPPLSATVTLTVAVAHSIPDILADLGSLEPSADPDDSSLTLYLVVAVAAVSCVFLAFVIVLLALRLGRWHRSRLLQASRGGLMGAPASSFVGVDGVQAFLQTYSHEVSLTVDSDSRKSHLIFPQPNYADMLVSQESCEKSEPLLISEKINVNEEELGVVQVGFFFFQ from the coding sequence ATGGCGGATCCACTGAGGGGTTGGGGCTGCAGAGAGCTGCTCCTGCTCTTCATGCTCCTGGGGACTCTGTTGGGAGCCGGAGCCGGGCAGATCCGTTACCCAGTGCCAGAGGAGCTGGACAAAGGCTCTTTCGTGGGCAACATCGCCAAGGATCTCGGGCTGGAGCCCCGGGAGTTGGCGGAGCGCGGAGTCCGCATCGTCTCCAGAGGAAAGACGAAGCTTTTCGCTCTGAACCCTGGAAGCGGCAGCTTGGTCACCGCGGACAGGATAGACCGGGAGGAGCTCTGCGCTCAGAGCGCGCGGTGTCTGGTGAGTTTTAACATCTTGgttgagaataaaatgaaaatttatgaagTAGAAGTAGAAATAATCGATATTAATGATAACTTCCCGCGTTTCCGGGATGAGGAAGTAAAAGTAAAAGTTAATGAAAATGCGGCTGCGGGAACGCGGTTAGGGCTTCCCTTCGCTCGAGATGCGGATGTGGGTGTGAACTCCCTGCAGAGTTATCAGCTCAGCTCCAATATGCACTTCTCTCTGGAGGAGAAAAGCGGAACTGATGGACAAAAATACCCGGAGCTGGTACTGGAACGGCCTTTGGACCGCGAGAAAGTGGCTGTTCACGACCTCCTCCTCACAGCTATAGACGGCGGAGACCCGGTCCTCTCTGCAACTACGCACATCCGCGTGATGGTCCTCGACGCCAACGATAACGCTCCCCTGTTCACTCAATCCGAGTACAGAGTGAGTGTTCCAGAGAACATACCTGTGGGCACTCGGCTGCTCACACTAACCGCCACGGATCCAGATGAGGGAATAAACGGGAAATTGACCTACTCTTTTCGCAATGAAGACGACAAAATTTCAGAGACTTTCCAACTTGATTCCAACCTGGGTGAAATCTCAACTGTGCAATCCCTGGATTATGAAGAATTCAGATTCTATGTCATGGAGGTGGTAGCTCAGGATGGAGGTGCTCTTCTTGCCAGCGCTAAGGTGCTGGTCACAGTACAGGACGTGAATGACAATGTCCCTGAAGTGATCCTCACCTCTCTCACCAGTTCCGTCTCTGAAGACTGTCTTCCTGGAACCGTAATTGCGCTGTTTAGCCTACACGATGGCGATTCTGGAGAGAATGGTGAGATTGCATGTTCTATTCCCAGGAACTTGCCCTTTAAATTGGAAAAGTCGGTTGGTAATTACTATCACTTATTGACAACGAGATCCCTGGACAGAGAAGAGATCTCAGATTATAACATCACAGTAACTGTCATTGACCATGGAAACCCACCGCTGTCTACAGAAAACCACATCTCCCTCAAAGTGGCAGACATCAATGACAACCCTCCCATCTTCCCTCACACCTCATACTCCACCTACATCCCAGAAAACAACCCCAGAGGCGTCTCTATCTTCTCTGTAACCGCCCATGACCCCGACAGTGGCAACAATGCCCAGATCACTTACTCTCTGGCCAAGGACACGTTTCAAGAAATGCCTCTATCCTCTTATGTCTCCATCAACTCTGACACTGGTGTCCTGTATGCACTGGGCTCTTTCGACTATGAACAGGTTAGGGACCTGCAGCTATGGGTGATAGCCAGTGACAGTGGAGACCCTCCGCTCAGCAGCAACGTGTCGCTGAGCATATTTGTGCTAGACCAGAATGACAATGCACCCGAGATCCTGTACCCCACCCTCCCCACCGATGGCTCCACAGGTGTCGAGCTGGCACCCCGCTCTGTAGAGCCCGGCTACCTGGTGAccaaggtggtggcagtggacagAGACTCAGGCCAGAATGCCTGGTTGTCCTACCGCCTGCTCAAGGCCAGTGAGACAGGGCTCTTCACAGTGGGGCTGCACACTGGTGAGGTGCGCACTGCGCGGGCCCTGCTGGACAGAGATGCGCTCAAACAGAACCTGGTGGTGGCTGTCCAGGACCATGGCCAGCCCCCTCTCTCGGCCACCGTCACACTTACTGTGGCTGTGGCTCACAGCATCCCAGATATCCTGGCTGACCTGGGTAGCCTGGAGCCCTCAGCTGACCCTGATGACTCCAGCCTCACCCTGTACCTGGTGGTGGCGGTGGCTGCAGTCTCCTGTGTCTTCCTTGCCTTTGTCATCGTGCTGCTGGCACTCAGACTGGGGCGCTGGCACAGGTCGCGACTGCTCCAGGCTTCAAGAGGAGGGTTGATGGGAGCGCCGGCCTCGAGCTTTGTGGGTGTGGACGGGGTGCAGGCTTTCCTGCAGACCTATTCCCACGAGGTCTCCCTCACCGTGGACTCAGACTCACGGAAGAGCCACCTGATCTTCCCCCAGCCCAACTATGCAGACATGCTTGTCAGCCAAGAGAGCTGTGAGAAAAGTGAGCCTCTTCTGATATCTGAGAAGATAAATGTAAACGAAGAAGAACTAGGAGTTGTtcaggtgggtttttttttttttcagtag
- the LOC131406644 gene encoding protocadherin gamma-A4 isoform X16, which produces MAAPPYRPDCSRLVWICILLGALWGIGAEQIRYSVPEELEKGSFVGNIAKDLGLDARELAERGVRIVSRGRTQLFALNSQSGSLVTAGRIDREELCDRSPKCVVNLEILLEDKVKIFGVEVEILDVNDNAPNFGTEQREIKVAENENPGTRFPLPEAFDPDVGVNSLQGYQLSSNIHFSLDVQSGADGIKYPELVLERALDREEEALHHLVLTAFDGGDRVHSGTARVHITLVDTNDNAPVFTQPEYHVSVLENLPVGSPVLTVKATDPDEGANGEVTYSFRKVRDKVSQLFQLNSLTGDITILGNLDYEDSGFYDIDVEAHDGPGLRARSKVLVTVLDVNDNAPEVTVTFLTSSIQETSSPGTVIALFNVHDNDSGENGIVTCSIPGNLPLKLEKTYGNYHQLLTHRTLDREEVSEYNITVTATDHGTPPLSTETHISLQVADINDNPPAFSHASYSAYIPENNPRGASILSMTAQDPDSVENARVTYSLAEDTLQGVPLSTYVSINSDTGVLYALCSFDYEQVRDLQLLVTASDSGDPPLSSNVSLSLFILDQNDNAPEILYPTLPNDGSTGVELAPRSAEPGYLVTKVVAVDRDSGQNSWLSYHLLKASEPGLFTVGLHTGEVRTARALMDRDALKQSLVVGVQDHGQRPLSATVTLTVAVADSIPDILTDLGSLKPSADPDDSDLTLYLVVAVAVVSCVFLVFVIVLLALRLRRWHTSRWLQATGGRLAGMPASHFLGVDGVQAFLQTYSHEVSLTADSRKSHLIFPQPNYADTLISQESCEKSEPLLITQDLLETKGDPNLHQCDPRSGSPSGSPLRRCPLGTEYKSWRCWCPICLRYYFKASPAQHGLAFLSGPETRHQRLPKW; this is translated from the exons ATGGCGGCTCCTCCTTATCGCCCAGACTGCAGCCGACTGGTCTGGATCTGCATTCTTTTGGGGGCCCTGTGGGGAATAGGGGCCGAACAGATCCGCTACTCTGTGCCTGAGGAGCTGGAGAAAGGCTCTTTCGTGGGCAACATCGCCAAGGACCTGGGGTTGGACGCCCGGGAGCTGGCGGAGCGCGGAGTCCGCATCGTCTCCAGAGGTAGGACGCAGCTATTCGCTCTAAACTCGCAAAGCGGCAGTTTGGTCACTGCGGGCAGGATAGACCGGGAAGAGCTCTGTGACAGATCTCCAAAGTGTGTAGTAAACCTAGAGATTCTCCTAGAGGACAAAGTGAAGATTTTTGGAGTAGAAGTGGAAATACTCGATGTTAATGATAACGCGCCCAACTTTGGGACAGAGCAAAGGGAAATAAAAGTCGCTGAAAATGAAAATCCTGGGACAAGATTTCCTCTTCCAGAAGCTTTTGATCCGGATGTAGGGGTAAACTCCCTGCAGGGTTACCAGCTCAGCTCGAATATTCACTTCTCTCTGGACGTGCAAAGCGGAGCCGATGGAATTAAGTACcctgagctggtgctggagcGCGCCCTGGACCGCGAGGAAGAGGCGCTTCACCACCTCGTTCTCACCGCCTTCGATGGAGGCGACCGGGTTCACTCTGGCACTGCTAGGGTTCACATCACACTTGTGGATACCAACGACAATGCCCCCGTATTCACTCAGCCCGAGTACCACGTGAGTGTTCTGGAGAACCTGCCAGTCGGTTCCCCGGTACTCACCGTAAAAGCCACTGATCCAGATGAAGGAGCCAATGGAGAAGTGACATATTCTTTCCGGAAAGTAAGAGATAAAGTATCCCAGCTATTCCAGTTGAATTCTCTGACTGGGGACATAACAATATTGGGGAATCTAGATTATGAGGACTCTGGATTCTATGATATAGATGTAGAAGCCCACGATGGGCCTGGTCTCCGAGCCAGAAGTAAGGTTCTGGTGACAGTTCTGGATGTAAATGACAATGCTCCAGAAGTGACAGTTACGTTTCTCACCAGCTCTATCCAAGAAACTTCTTCCCCAGGCACAGTAATTGCACTTTTCAATGTGCATGACAATGATTCAGGAGAGAATGGCATTGTCACATGTTCTATTCCAGGTAATCTGCCACTCAAGCTTGAAAAGACCTATGGAAATTATCATCAGTTGTTGACACACAGAACTCTAGATAGGGAAGAAGTCTCAGAATATAACATCACAGTAACTGCCACTGACCACGGAACTCCACCACTGTCTACAGAAACTCACATCTCACTGCAGGTGGCAGACATCAATGACAACCCACCTGCCTTCTCTCATGCTTCCTATTCTGCCTACATTCCTGAAAACAACCCCAGAGGTGCCTCCATTTTATCCATGACTGCCCAGGACCCTGACAGCGTTGAGAACGCCAGAGTCACTTACTCCCTAGCTGAGGACACGCTCCAGGGTGTGCCTCTCTCCACCTACGTCTCCATCAACTCTGACACTGGCGTCCTGTATGCGCTGTGCTCCTTCGACTATGAGCAGGTTAGAGATCTGCAGCTACTGGTGACAGCCAGTGACAGTGGGGATCCTCCACTCAGCAGCAACGTGTCTCTGAGCCTGTTCATTTTGGACCAGAATGACAACGCACCCGAAATCCTGTACCCCACCCTCCCCAATGATGGTTCCACCGGTGTGGAGCTGGCGCCCCGCTCTGCAGAGCCTGGCTACCTGGTGAccaaggtggtggcagtggacagAGACTCAGGTCAGAACTCCTGGCTGTCCTACCACCTGCTCAAGGCCAGCGAGCCAGGGCTCTTCACAGTGGGGCTGCACACAGGCGAGGTGCGCACTGCGCGGGCCCTGATGGACAGAGACGCGCTCAAGCAGAGCCTGGTGGTGGGTGTCCAGGACCATGGCCAGCGCCCTCTCTCAGCCACCGTCACGCTCACTGTGGCCGTGGCTGACAGCATCCCAGACATCCTGACTGACTTGGGCAGCCTCAAGCCTTCAGCCGATCCTGACGACTCAGACCTCACCCTGTACCTGGTGGTGGCGGTGGCTGTGGTCTCCTGTGTCTTCCTCGTCTTTGTCATCGTGCTGCTGGCACTCAGACTGCGGCGCTGGCACACATCGCGCTGGTTGCAGGCTACTGGAGGCAGGTTGGCTGGCATGCCTGCCTCTCActtcctgggtgtggacggggTGCAGGCTTTCCTGCAGACCTATTCCCACGAGGTCTCCCTCACAGCTGACTCTCGGAAGAGCCACCTAATCTTCCCCCAGCCCAACTACGCAGACACGCTCATCAGCCAGGAGAGCTGTGAGAAAAGCGAGCCTCTTCTGATAACTCAGGATTTACTTGAAACAAAAGGAGACCCCAATCTTCATCAG TGTGACCCCAGAAGTGGCTCCCCCTCGGGTTCTCCTCTGCGAAGATGCCCTTTGGGTACCGAGTACAAATCATGGAGATGCTGGTGTCCCATTTGCCTCAGATACTATTTTAAAG
- the LOC131406844 gene encoding LOW QUALITY PROTEIN: protocadherin gamma-B3-like (The sequence of the model RefSeq protein was modified relative to this genomic sequence to represent the inferred CDS: deleted 1 base in 1 codon) yields MGNRLGVRGPARRKRMSFLFLLSLFCRALSEQIRYTIPEELARGSVVGNLANDLGLGVRDLPTGNLRVSAEKKFFTVSTENGDLLVSDRIDREQICGKKSTCVLDFEMVSEKPLNFFHITVEIQDVNDNPPTFSRNMTELEISELAITGATFALESAQDSDVGVNSLQQYYLSPDPHFSLIQKENPDGSRYPELVVKAPLDREEQSCHHLVLTAVDGGKPARSCTTQIRVIVADANDNPPPPPPPPPVFAQDMYRVSVPENLPVGSSVLRVMATDSDEGVNAEITYTFINIGKTVRQLFKLDNKTGELTTNRELDFEERESYTIGVEAKDGGRHTAHCKIQIYILDENDNAPEITLDSESKHIQEDAEPGTVVALIKTHDLDSGFNGEILCQLNGKFPFKIVQDTKNTYKLVTDGALDREQIPEYNVTITATDWGKPPLSSNRSVTLNIADVNDNVPVFHQAPYVVHVAENNPAGASIVQVSASDPDLGPNGRVSYSIVVSDLEPRALSSYVSVSAQSGVVFAQRAFDHEQLRAFELTLQARDQGSPALSANVSLRVLVGDRNDNAPRVLYPALGPDGSALFDTVPRAAQPGYLVTKVVAVDADSGHNAWLSYHVLQASEPGLFSLGLRTGEVRTARALGDRDSARQRLLVAERDGGQTPLSATATLHLVFADSLQEVLPDLSDQPVPSDPQAELQFYLVVALALISMLFLLAVVLAVALSLRRSFSPNSWSCFQTVVCSKTEPGILPNFSQGTLPYCYNLCAASHSSKTEIKFLNIKPENAPTQDLLCNETSWFESTINDNPQMTSNSVNLQQVSYFKTLSSHKYK; encoded by the exons ATGGGAAACCGCTTGGGAGTGAGGGGCCCGGCTAGGCGGAAGCGAATGTCATTTCTCTTCCTGCTGTCTTTGTTCTGCCGGGCGCTCTCGGAGCAAATCCGCTACACTATTCCGGAGGAGCTGGCCAGGGGCTCGGTGGTGGGGAACCTCGCCAATGATCTGGGGCTTGGCGTACGAGATTTGCCTACTGGGAACCTGCGGGTTAGTGCAGAGAAGAAATTCTTTACAGTGAGCACCGAGAATGGGGACTTACTTGTGAGCGATCGTATAGACCGAGAGCAGATTTGTGGCAAGAAGTCGACATGTGTTCTGGATTTCGAAATGGTCTCTGAAAAGCCTTTGAACTTTTTTCATATAACTGTGGAGATTCAGGATGTAAACGACAACCCACCGACCTTTAGCAGAAATATGACTGAGCTGGAAATCAGTGAACTAGCCATAACTGGAGCCACGTTTGCCCTGGAATCCGCACAAGATTCAGATGTAGGTGTCAATTCCCTGCAGCAGTACTACCTCAGCCCCGACCCGCACTTCTCTTTGATCCAGAAGGAGAACCCAGACGGCAGTAGGTACCCAGAACTGGTAGTGAAGGCTCCCCTGGACAGGGAAGAGCAGTCCTGCCACCACCTGGTCCTCACGGCTGTGGATGGGGGCAAGCCAGCCAGAAGCTGTACTACCCAGATCAGGGTAATTGTGGCAGATGCAAATgataac cccccccccccccccccccccccccccgtgttcGCCCAGGACATGTACAGGGTCAGTGTTCCAGAGAACTTGCCAGTGGGCTCCTCTGTGCTAAGAGTGATGGCCACTGACTCTGATGAGGGCGTCAATGCAGAGATCACTTACACTTTCATCAACATTGGTAAGACAGTGAGACAACTGTTCAAGCTGGACAATAAAACAGGGGAACTCACCACTAACAGAGAACTGGactttgaagagagagagagctacaCAATTGGCGTGGAGGCAAAGGATGGTGGCCGTCACACTGCACAttgtaaaatacaaatatatattttggatgaaaACGACAATGCTCCTGAGATAACCCTGGATTCTGAATCTAAACATATACAAGAAGATGCTGAGCCGGGGACTGTTGTTGCCCTGATCAAAACACATGATTTAGATTCTGGATTTAATGGGGAAATCCTATGCCAACTAAACGGAAAGTTCCCATTTAAAATAGTTCAAGacacaaaaaatacatacaaGTTGGTGACAGATGGAGCCCTAGATCGAGAGCAGATTCCAGAGTATAATGTCACCATCACAGCCACGGACTGGGGCaagcctcccctctcctccaacAGAAGTGTCACCTTGAACATCGCTGATGTCAACGACAACGTGCCAGTTTTCCACCAGGCCCCTTATGTGGTCCACGTGGCAGAAAATAACCCGGCCGGAGCTTCTATCGTCCAAGTCAGCGCCTCAGATCCTGACTTGGGACCCAACGGCCGCGTCTCCTACTCCATCGTGGTCAGCGACCTGGAGCCGAGGGCGCTGTCGTCCTACGTGTCGGTGAGCGCGCAGAGCGGGGTGGTGTTCGCGCAGCGCGCCTTCGACCACGAGCAGCTGCGCGCCTTCGAGCTGACGCTGCAGGCCCGCGACCAGGGCTCGCCTGCGCTCAGCGCCAACGTGAGCCTGCGCGTGTTGGTGGGCGACCGCAACGACAACGCGCCCAGGGTGCTGTACCCGGCGCTGGGGCCCGACGGCTCGGCGCTCTTCGACACGGTGCCGCGCGCCGCGCAGCCTGGCTACCTGGTCACCAAGGTGGTGGCGGTGGACGCCGATTCGGGACACAACGCCTGGCTGTCGTATCACGTGCTGCAGGCCAGCGAGCCGGGACTCTTCAGCCTGGGGCTGCGCACGGGCGAGGTGCGCACGGCGCGTGCTTTGGGCGACAGGGACTCGGCAAGACAGCGCCTGCTGGTCGCTGAGCGTGACGGGGGACAGACGCCTCTTTCGGCCACCGCCACGCTGCACCTGGTTTTCGCTGATAGTCTACAAGAGGTCCTGCCAGATCTCAGCGACCAACCCGTGCCCTCTGACCCCCAGGCTGAGCTGCAGTTTTATCTGGTGGTGGCCTTGGCCTTGATCTCCATGCTCTTCCTCCTGGCAGTGGTTCTGGCAGTCGCCCTGAGCCTGCGACGCTCCTTTAGCCCCAACTCCTGGAGTTGCTTTCAGACTGTTGTCTGCTCCAAGACTGAACCCGGGATTCTCCCCAACTTTAGCCAAGGGACTTTGCCCTATTGCTACAATCTATGTGCTGCCTCACATTCCTCTAAGACTGAGATTAAATTTCTCAATATAAAGCCTGAAAATGCTCCAACACAAGATCTtctatgtaatgaaacctcctGGTTTGAAAGTACTATTAACGACAATCCCCAAATGACTTCTAATTCAGTTAATTTGCAACAGGTGAGTTACTTCAAAACCCTTTCCTCCCATAAGTATAAGTAG